The genomic window TGGGGCATGATAGGGCATGGGGAATTGGGTATGAGTTACCAAGCCAAGCCCCGTTGGGGCGGGTGTAGGGGTGTAGGGGTGTAGGGGTGTAGGGGTGTAGGGGGAAGAAAGAGCAGCCAATCCAACCCTTGGGTTAAAAGCCCTGTTTGGGGAAACGGTGTTGGACTCTTTTTCAATCCCCCTCCAACACCTTCAACCCCTACACCCTTACACCCTTAAACCCTTAAACCCTTACACCCCTAATAAATCTCTCCCTTCTCTTCCCTGTCACCTGTCACCTATCCCCTGTCCCCTATCCCTAAAACACTCCCGTTTGAGTTTCGACCTCAATTAAATCAAAACGGTAATTTTCAATGACAGGATTTGCTAACATTTGGTCACAGATGCGCTCCATGTCCTGACGTGCTTTAGTTTCATCAGAGGATGTAATCGTCAATTCAATGTACTTACCAATCCGTACATTTTCTACGGTATTGTATCCCATCTGCTGGAGACCAGATTGTACAGCCACACCAGCCGGATCTAAGACTGAAGGACGAAGGGTGACAAAAATTTTGGCTAGATACTTGGTTTGCACAGGTTTTTGCTGAATGCTGCGATCGCTATACTATAACTTTCTGTTCCAACTAGGTAAAAATAAGATTATAAAGCCGTTACAGTTAATTTATTAATTGGGCAGTCTTAACAGCTTCTACTATTAAACAAATGTCTATGAGAGCCATACGCACCCGCAGCCAAGAGCGCATTTTAAACCTCCTGCAAACCATGAAACAAGGGATTTCTGCCCAAGATATTTATGTAGAACTACGAAATCGTAATCAGAGTATGGGTTTAGCCACGGTTTATCGCTCCTTGGAAGCCTTAAAACTCGAAGGTCTGGTGCAAGTACGGACTTTATCTAATGGTGAAGCTTTGTATAGTATGGCACTTCAAGATAAACACCACTTGACTTGCTTGCAATGTGGTGCTTCGATTCCCATTCATCAATGCCCTGTGCATGATTTAGAAGACCAGCTACAAGTCACTCATAAGTTTAAAATTTTCTACCACACTCTAGAATTTTTTGGTTTGTGTGGTAAATGTCAGATGAATCATAGTCAATAGTCATTGATTTTTCTTCCCTGTCACCGTTTGGCTGAAGCTCAGGGCGGAAGCCTGTCACCTATCACCTGTCACCTATTCAGAATCATTAATTAGCCATCTGTTGCCTTGAGTATCCCAAACTAATTGATAGCGAACTACCTCAGTCTCAGGCTTATTTTTTGTAGTTCTCATTAGGTATTGCATACTAACATCGATAATAGCAGATTGAGACTTGTGCGATTTGAGCCTAACTCCATATACTTCAACTTTTTCAACTTTACTTTCCCACCAGTCCAAAAAATTTCTGTAGTTGCCAACTTTATTTTTATATTCATCAGATAAACTATTCCAGGCGATTGTATATTGCTGTCTATTAATGACTGCAAAGTATTCGCTAATAAACATTCTAGGGGCAGAACTATTCAGTAATATACTCTCATTATTATCTATTGCCCAATTTTCTAAAGAGTACCAAGATATTACTCCACTGTCGATTAATTTTGTAGCTTCATTTTCATCTATTTGTGGTCGTAAGTACCATATCAATATAAGACTGCTTGGTATTAATAATAAAACTTGAGACGAGAACCATCGGATTTTAAAAGCATAAATTGCTATTTTGGTACTTTTTTGTAAAATTTTATCCAGCACTTCACAGGCTTGAGCAGCAAAACTCACCGTGGCGATAATTACATCATCAAAGATATAAATAAAAAATGGAATTTGGAAAGCACGCTGACGTATAAATTTTGTAATTAAGTATTCTGGTAATAGTAAGATACTACCAAAAATTTGTACCATCTGAAGAACGAATTTTGGCAGTTTAATAATCAACATAATTTGGGATAATTGTGCAATTAACCAAGGAAATGCTCGCAAAAAAAGCCACGATAAAATAGGGATTAAAAGCAACACAATAATCGCACTTCGCCACGGCATCGGGACTGGCATTAAGAATTGCCATAAGGGACGAATTAGGCTTTGTATTAATTCCGTCATGGTTTTTCAAAAAACACTTGAATTAGAGATAATAAAGAGTTTTTAATATATTGATGTTATTGATTTTTACTATTCATATGATATTGCTATCACATGACTAAATCAAATTCTAGATTAAACAATATACAAAATTTAGGGTGCGTCAGTGTGCGAAAACTTAGCTGCATCCAAAAAATATTCATACTGACGCACCCCAAAAACCTATAGCATTGCTAACTTGTGCTTAGTCTGGAAAAACTTCTTCCGCATCTGGTATATTTTCTGGTGTTTGTCTTTTGCTGTCGTTGCTAGATTTATCTTCGAGTGAAGCTTCTTCTAGTGCAGGAGTAGTTTGTTCTGTCAAACCCACTAACTCTTGAAGTGCGCGTTTACCTACTTCAGAAAGTTGCCATCCTTCTACAGCGTCAGTATCAATTAAGATTTTGAGCATTTTGATTTGATGTTCTCTTTCTAGTAGCTTTTGCTGATTGAGACTTTCTAAAATTAGGGGAACATCCTGTGGATTTTGTGCCAGTTGTAGGGCTAGCATCTGCCATTGACCGGCTTGTAACATCGTGGAATAAAACTCAGTTCTTTGTTTCATAATTTCGAGTTGGAATAACTCCTGTCTTCGCGCTTGTTCCTCTTCAAATATTTTTTGCTGTTTTGCTAAATTTTGTTTGAGCATTTGGATTTCCATCTCATCTAAGAGTCCGGCTTTGACTTCT from Nostoc sp. UHCC 0870 includes these protein-coding regions:
- a CDS encoding Fur family transcriptional regulator — its product is MRAIRTRSQERILNLLQTMKQGISAQDIYVELRNRNQSMGLATVYRSLEALKLEGLVQVRTLSNGEALYSMALQDKHHLTCLQCGASIPIHQCPVHDLEDQLQVTHKFKIFYHTLEFFGLCGKCQMNHSQ
- the purS gene encoding phosphoribosylformylglycinamidine synthase subunit PurS encodes the protein MQTKYLAKIFVTLRPSVLDPAGVAVQSGLQQMGYNTVENVRIGKYIELTITSSDETKARQDMERICDQMLANPVIENYRFDLIEVETQTGVF